In Fusarium fujikuroi IMI 58289 draft genome, chromosome FFUJ_chr02, the genomic stretch CCAAGAAATTGGACGAGAATGGGTGAGACACTATTGACACTTGATTACTTTATTGATCACTTAGTCTAACGTGCCAAGGGAACATCCACTGGTCGCAGACGCCGATGCGGATGGTAAGCAGGGCTGCGTTCATTTAGAGACTTGCTAACACCACGCAGGCTCGATTTGGTGGTTTTGAAGTATTCCAatgacatcaacaactacACCGCTCTGAACTTGACCAAGGCAAGCACTTGCGGTTTATCAGCTGTTCGTCATGATACTAACAGACGTCTTTTAGCTCGATGTCCTCGACACCTTTGAGACAATCCGCGTCGCGACAGCCTACAAGATCGATGGCAAGGTAAGCCTTCTACGATTCCCTACTCTGTGGCGATGCACTAATGTTATTGCAGGAAATCGAGTCATACCCAGCTGATCTGGATATCTTGGATCAATGTGAGGTTGTGTACAAGGATTTCCCGGGATGGCAAACACCCACGACAAATGCCAAGTCCTTCCAGGAGCTACCTAAAGAAGCGCGTGCATACGTTGAGGTACAGTGACcactatttttaaaaatgAGTTGTACTGATGAACTGTGTAGTTCATTGAGGAATACGTCGGAGTCAAGGTATGGTACCCCGATATGGGAAATGATAATTTACTAACGTATATCTCCTAGATCAAGTACATCGGCACCGGCCCCGATCGTGAGGCAATGATCAAGCGCGCTTAGAAATCTATCCAAGATGTTAGAATGAGGGCCACTGTTGGCAGCAATGCATTATTCTATCAAAAATTAAGGATCTATAGTAGTAGCCCTACAAACAGAGATTCGCTCACATCCAAAAAGTCTGCCCGCAATCCGAGACCAAGTCCTTGTTCTTAACGTAGTCCTTCCTAAACAACACACCACCCTCGGGATGTGCCATGAGGAAATACACCGTCTCGGCATTCTTATCCCACATAATCGACTCTGCCTCGGGTCCCTCTCTAAAGAAAAATCCTTTTACTCTGTTCTCATCGGGCGGTAGTCTTTCATCATAAAGGTCATAATCACCAGATAGATCAATGCCGTGCTCAACCTCGATGATCCGCCGTGACACGTTGTATAACAGCGCGGCATCCCACAGGGCTTCTTGCTGACTTGACAGCCGGCGCATGAGTGATAGTGCTTCAACCCGAAGAGACAGGTACCGGCATTTCCACACCGTGAAATGAAGCATGGGATTGAACCCAACATTGAACATGAACTTCCCTGGTGTCGTACGTTGAGCCTCGTGGTACTCAGCTGCTCTTCGAGCACAGTCCACAATCGTGACAAAATCATCCTTCATCCGATCAAACCCcatctctcctctctcaaaACAATTCACAACCCAGGTCTTCATAAGTCTATATCTCGTGATCAGTGCCAACGTCGGCAAGTCCTCGCTATCCTCCCCAAACGGCCGATTGTCCTGAAATCTCTCAAACGCAAACCCCCACGCCTCAAGGTCCTGCTTCGCCTCAGCTTGTTCATCAAGAATCCACTCCTGCGGTACTTCATCAACGACATGCAGCCGAAACGCATTCCCATCACGAACAAGCTTTATTATCCTTATACTCAGATGCTCCAAGGCGTGCTGCGCCTCGCTTATGGTGTAGAATACAGGGTTCTTTAGATCCGCGCCCTCATCACCTTGGAGGAGGGGGAAGTCTGTGCCAActtcgatgaagaagagggggCAGACGCTCATTTGCGCAAAGGTGTTTGCGAGGCGGGACCTATGGCCTTCGGAGTTGAGGAGCTGTACGCCGTGGCTCGCGTGTGTGACCGCGGCTTCACGGTTGCCTCGTAGAAACTCGATGCATATGAACATCATACACACCAATAAAACGGTATCAACACACGGTTTCGTATCGCGCGTGAGAATACTTATGGCTTTGTTATAGTGCATGATCGCAAACTCATCAGCCACACTCTCCCTTGTGGGTTCAAAGCTCTCAAAGAGTGAACTTATCGCCAACACGGCATGACGCGCTGCTGGTTCAGACTGCGCCATCTGAACGACAAAATACGTCCAGAAGGACCCGTCGAATGGACCGGAGAGCACCGGAGCGACCACGTGATGAAAGAATGATAAGCTGCGGACTTCTTTTGTGTTGGTTATAGGTAGAGTCTGAGGTTTGGTGCGCAGAAGAGACGTCCATGAGAATGAGCCCGGCGGCGGAGCGATGTAGCCTGTGCATGTGCGACCTGTTGTTAGGCATCGTTTGCAGTTCGGCCAGGTTTCATCGCATTTCACTTTGCGGGCTCTAATTGACAGTTAACTTATATAGCATGTTTGGTGAGAGAGTTACGTACTTGCATGTTTTACAGCCCGTTCTTACTTTTTGTATTCCTGTGCGGGCCATTTATGAATCTCGGAGAGTTTAGATGAGggaggttgagatgaaggGGGATGCGATGATAAATATGCAGAGGACGAGGTGagcgttggtgttgaaggatTGAGGCGTAGTTCATTACGGTAACTAACGGTGCGGGGATAATGCAGGGGTACTCCTTTCAGCTCACTCCAACCAATAACAACCCCATGACTTCATCTACTCACAAGCTAAAGAACTATACATATTCCCATGCCCAGATAAATACCCCTTCCTATAATCCTCCCCCTCATCTTCCCCAGGCCGCGCAACTCTATCCTCAATAGCCCATGCGATCCTCTCCGCACCGACCTGCGCGCCGCCTAGATTCGGCGCCGCAGGGCCAAGACGCAGTGCAGCCAGTCTTCCCATCATGAAGAGCGGGACATCATCGTTCCACATAAGATCGTTATTGATACAGGGAAAGCCACCGCGTCCTTCGATGGGGTGTTTCTCTAGAATTGTTTGTAGGTAGGGAAGCGAGGAGAAGTCTGTTTGGATGCCGGTTGCGAAGTACATGTAGTCCATGGCTGGCATGTCGATGGGTGGATTGGTCTGAACGGTCCATGTacccttctcagcatcgaaTTGGGCATCGGCGAGACTTGTCTCAGTGAAGAGCTCGAGTTTCTTTGTGAGAAGATGTTTCTTGAGTCGTTTGTGGAATACAGGCGTGATGCTTCCTCCACCTCTCGCCTCTTTGATCATCTCGATCCTCTCATCGTCTGAATCAGCGTAGTAGAACTGCGCTTGCTTCGCATTCTTGAACTTTCCCATCCATTCGAGTCCAACGTCGAAATGCTTGATGCGCAGTGGTCCGCGCATGACATGCCACACCTTGGTGACGCCTTTTCGAATAGCTAGATCCGTTAACTGCGCAGATGTAAGACCACCGCCAACGATAAGAATATTCGTCGTTTTCTTCGCAGCGATTCGAGCTTTGACGATAGGGTCTGGGAACTCGGTGATGTGCATGCTGTGACACGTCTGAGGGAGCTGTCCATCGGGCATAGAAGGGATGCGGGGGATTTTGGCAACGTTTGCTGGACCGACTGCTAGCACTACTGTGCGAGCATATCGACGAGTTTTGTTGGATGTCACGGTGAAGAGTTTCTCGCCGTCGATGGAAATGCCCTTCACTTCATCATAGTCCAGATGTTGGAGGGATTCTTTGCGGATCATGTTTGAGCTGAGATTATACCGCGCTGCTACCTTTTCGCAGTGATCGCAGAAGAGAGACGTTGAGGGGTTGTAGTAGTCATTGCGCTCTCTCACGTTTATGTCAACGCGAGCTTCTTGTCTGCACCTCGTCAGTTCAATTGCCCCCAGTAAAGGGATAGGGGAGAGGGGCTACCTTCGACCACAAGCTCGTTGtccactcttcttcctcccatgTTTGCTAACCTCCTTTCCCACACAATTCCTTATCTCAACCAGTTCATCCGCTCTATCATTAGCATACGCATGCGCCAGCAGCGCATCCCGATCAAGCGGATCAACATGCCAGAGCATTGGGCTCCTCAGATGCGAGATATCATACATCTTGAACAGCCTATTCCAGCGGCCCATCCAGGTATCGCTATCTGCATCGAGAACCAGCATTTTATACTGCGGCTTTGCAGCGTGCTTGGGCGGAGAGATTTTGCCGCTGCGGACGTGCTTGAGGGGCATTTTGTTGCCGTACTTGGAGATCCAGTGAAAGCGACGGTGTTCTTCGTCGGTGAAGAGGGCGGCGGGGGTGTGTTCGTGGAGACGGGCTGAGATGGCGAGACCGCAGGGGCCGGCGCCTATGACGAGGACGTCGTAGATGTCTTCTTCTACTTGGATTGAGGACATTGTGATGGTGGTTGCAGTGTAAGTCATGTCAGGGGTCTGGGGACGATGCTGGTTTATATGGTGACAGGTTCAGCCCTCTATTGTGAGCCCTCATGGAGTATCTCATGAGGATTGAGAACCCTTGTGGTCATTTTGGAAGCCATATTGTGTATAGCTTCAGTCatttgtggtgttgaggacgTACCCTGATGGACATTGCATCATGAGGACATCAAGGTCCATGGCCCACtagctcatcatgacaacccCAGAAGGCCCTGATAAGATACTCATGATGATTCATTTGGACGCCAAAAACAAAGCCATGTTGAGGGGTTCATGAAGTCAACGACAGAAGAATGCTCACACGACTTGGCGCCATGGCAGACTTGGCATCAAATGACTTTGCAACAACTGGATATTCTCGCCATCTTTTACCGAATTTAAAAGGGGTTGATCAAGAGTATGTCTATTGCTTCTATGTACATCAATTTATCGTTTCAGATCGCTTATGCCTAtgctcaacctcatcctaTCCCATCATATGTGAGGGCATCTTGGCCCATCTCACGCTCCAAGTCCACAACCAAGCCAATTCGCAATCTATGCCATAAGCCAAGCTCAGCCCAAAACATATCTTACACCTATATCATACAAACCCCCGCTTCTCCCCTACCTACTCTTTCTTTCACCTCCTAATGATTCCACTCTGAATCCAGCGCATGCCCCAAAGGTCCACTCGCCGCATAATCCGTCGTCACAAACGCCCTATCCACAACCCCCAGCCCCTCCGCACAATACTGCAGCGTCTCCGCGATGTCATGCGATCTATTCAACGGCGTCTTCTCATCGAGCAACACGTCAAACTCAACCCAGACGCCATCTCCCGCATGATACGCCGTGACGTTCTTGAAACCCGCTACCACCGGCGCGAAGCGATAGGCCAGGTAGATTAGCTTCTTGAGCGTGTGGTCGTCTGCTGCTTCGCCTGAGAGACGGACCACGTTCTCGAAACATGTGTGCCCCCAGTCgtagatgatgaagagagataGGAGTCCAGCGCCAACAGGGTCGAGCCACCATACGTTTGCGCGGTATCCGATCAGTGGAAAGAGAAGTGAGAGCGTGTTGAAAATGACGTCCGTTTTGCAATCCTGCACAAGAGCTTGTacctgacttgacttgatagGTCGACATCCCAGCCCAATAGCTCCCTTGAGGATGATCGTCGCGAGCAGAGATGCAATAGCAGCCCAGCTCAGAATCTCGGCCTCGGAGTGCTTCAGCAGTCTCGAGAACGACTCCTGCAGAATCTGCAGAAACGAAATGACCATGATGATCGAAAACACCAGGATACCCAGTGGCTCCAACCGTCTTCGTCCAACGGGAAATCGTCGCTGCATCGCTTGCAACCGCCACAGCACAAGTCTACTCGTCGACCACACGATGAGCGTACACAGCAAATCTAGCGCCGAATCTACAAGCGATGCAACGAGCGATAGCGACCCCGTCGTGAACACAGCAAATGCCTTTCCCGCCAAAAGCAGAATATTAGCTATCACGTTGATATTGATAGCCAAACTCGCCTTTCTCGCAgctttcctcctcttctccttctcctcctcaggcaACAACTCGCCAATCCTGCCCTCTACACGCTGAATCCCTCCGCATCTCTCCTGATCACCATCATGGTCCGGATCAGGATTCATGCTCTCTAGTACATCATCCGCTATCGCCATCACCACAGCATCCACCTCGAGCCAATCATTAAGCCGCTCGTTCTGCTGCTCGTAAAAAGCACGgatctttttgttcttcatcGCTTTGAGCTCCTCTTCTGATTTTCTGTACTTCTCGAGTCCTTGACGGTCGATGCCTTGGAGTAGTGCGCGCTTGATCTCCCCGCGACGGGCGTCTTCGAGAGCTGTGCGCGCTGCATCTTGGAATTGCATTATTCGTGGTTTCGGACGGGATTTCTTGTTGGGGTCGTAGTATGAGTATCGACCTGTTTCGAGATCGCGAGGGTGTTCATCATGGTTTGTTTCTTCGCCGACGTGACGGCCGCGATGGCGAGCGCCTTCATTATTCCACTGACGTTTTCCCACCATTTTGAAGGCCACTGAAGGGAACTAAAGGCACGAAAGAAATGAATATAAAGGTACAGAAGGTGTTAGGAGAGACGGCAGCGGCTTTTTGTTTATTCCCGAGCTGAGAGCTACACCCTTGTCCAACGTGTAACACGATATGACGTAGGTGACGTAGAAATCCGGGGTTTCAAAAAAGACACGCGAATGGGGACAGGTTCAGGAACGAGAGAGAGCTCCACTGAATCGCAGAAATAACAAGGAAATAGTTGcatttctttttctatttttacgTTCCGTCCAACTTGTTCTTGTTTGCGACGGTTTTTTATTGTGGACATCGTAGCCAACGCGTATGCTTCTGTGCCGTTCATCCCGATGTCTTGGTATCTCGTCGTCATGGGTAAGCCTGTTACGCCATGATCTCGATTTACGGATATACGGCTGGTTTAAGGGGACGATTGATCAGATTGCGTTAAACTGGTTTGGGGAGATTTTTTATACTAACATCATTTCTCCGGCCGTCATTCATGTTGCATCACAAATATACGgcattttttttttactcaGAAAAATGACGGATTGGACCCCGTTTGTATGCGCCTCAGCTGAACGCCACGCCCCATCATCGAACTTCTCCTCAGGTCTTCAAGTCTTCGTATAGCAGAAGCAGTAAATTTCGGTCATATAGCTCTTTTCATGGCTTCTCGGAATATGTGGCTGCCTGCGGTGCAGTATCTGCTTTGCCCAAAATGTTTTTCTCAACTTCGAAAACTATTATAGATCTACAGCCTTCAACTGCAATAGCTGGTTCCATATGACTCTCGTTCCTCGTGCCTGAAGCCCCTCTTATTTCCCTTCTGCCATCTGTCGTGGCTACAAGTGCATCCTCATCCAGCGTTAAGTTTGACCTACCCCATGTTAGGTCCTGGGGTAATAGACCACGCCTGTCCTTTGAAGAGTAGATGCCCATCTTGCCTGAGTTTCTCTGGGTCAGTATAAACACACAGGCCAATCCCGTCGCTATCGAGCTGGAACACGCGGAAGACCATATAGATCTCCGAATGGTCTTCGGTGTGGTGAATTTGTTGCATCTGTATAAAGTCAGCCCAGGATCAGAACAACTGTCCTCCAATCGCTTACCAGCTGGTATTGCTTGCCACTCATGTAGAATGCGGTACTGCATGGCCCAGTCGTAGTCTTGACTTCTATATAGTATCTGGGCCTCGCCCCATGCCACTCATCGTGGCCAAGATAGCCACAACCAATCAGCGTATTTGTCAATTGTCCTTCAGTATCGACGTAAACTAGGTCGGCGGTTTCCCTTCCTCTCCAAGCCTCTAGATTCGTATAGTCTGGGTGGATAGTCGCGTACGATCTGATCGTGCTTTGCCAATTCGTTCGGTTCCAATTTGGCAAGTTAAGACGCGACAGAAGCTCGAATACCTAAACGAACATATCGGTAAGCGTCAAAAAACCTACGATGTATAGATGAGGTTACTCACATATAACTCGCCTGCAGCCCCAACCTTCTTGTCGCGCTCTAGCTGATTAGTTGAACGAAATGTACCCATGATGTCCAGCCCATCGAAACTCTGGTAAGAGTTTGCATCACTTCCAGGTAGAGCATTTCGCATATGGGTCATGTCAAATGACCCTCTGGATGGGAATGCCGCATTACGGGCTTTGTCAACAACCCTGTCCAGGATTGAGCGATATCTAGCGTCTTCGGAAGATTGCTGTTCTGGCGGTGAGGTTATAGCCGAAAGCGGGTTTGAAGGAGCTTGCTCGCTTGGGTGGTGTAATGGCTGTGGTGAGACAGGAAACAAATCTGATTGAGAGGAGCGATGTACCCTTCCTGAATGAGGCTGATATGACATCTGGCTTCGCTGCGAGATGGTCTCGACGAGTGTTTCAGGAATGCTTCCATCTGGCGAAATTCCGGAGGACCCAGCATATGGTGGCGTATTAGCATCTACAGAAGAACGATCGGGTGTAAGTTGTTCTGGAGAGGTATCATCGGTTTCGAGGCGACTACCTGGTAGTCGtggttcttgaccttcttcctcttgatcttctgtcTGGTGCTCTTCTGCCTCATCACtgttgtcttcttcatcctggtTGTCGAACGACACTGTCAAGATTCCCTGGTCgtcgagaacatcatcaaggaCGAATCTTTCACTTGCAAAGACTGCAGTTAAGACCTTAACTATGTCCGTTTCAATTAGTCCATCGGTGGGGCTCTTCGACGTGCGCATTAGCCATGCCGCGAATTTTCTAGGCAGAACTGAACCGAAGCAGAGCTCTTGCGCTCTGCGCTCTTTTGGGACATAAATCGTCAGTTGTCCTGTCGAATCTTCGATATGCTCGTTGGCGGTTGCTACTGGAACCTCGAACGGCTGTTTGTTCTGAAAGATTTTCAACACAGATGATATTCTTTCGACCTCAACGACTCTCATTGTGCGAAGCTGCTCATAGAGACCGAGCGGGCTGTCCTCAAATCGAGGGCTATTGAAAGTGGAAGCGACACTACAGGAGAAGCCATTATTAGTATCTCTAAacaaaaaaaatataaaaaaatataaaggaaTGCACCCCCTTTCATTACGTACCGAGCAATGTGGTAAGCCTTGCGTTTGAGGTCTCGATTAGGTGTAGAAATCGGACGCTCCGAATCACTTAAGATGAAAGTACTTTCTTCAACGGAGTTAGACAAGTATCGATCTTGGAGTTTCAGCCATTCGATCAACGGTCTAAGACGACGaacttcttccatctcaaagtcCAAGAGAGCAACCTTGTCACGAaacatcgtcttcaacttgTCCCGATCTCCAATGGAAAAGTCAACGCTCACAGAGCTCAAAACGACAGTGCCAGTTGGGTATCTGACTGGAAAGATTTTGGCTTGTCTGATCGGCTCCGGATCCAGCCGTGTCGTTTCTGTTTGTAAGAGACCATTGAGTGACAGAACAGCCACTTTGGTCTCTTCCGTACTGTTCCCGGATGATTGTCGCAGTTCATCGTAGACCATCTGCAAGGTGAGCAGCTTCACGCCTAGCTTGCCAACAAAGAAGTTCTCATAAGCTTCCCAACATTCATCCAGGATGGCTTTACCACGGATAACTGTTTCACTAGACCACAGGCAATCTGAGGTCTTATACCAGCCAGATTCGCCATGCCGCGTTTCACAATAGATGAGGGGGGATTCCTTAAATGCAGCCCTGTTCTCATGTTAGCCTCATGTAGGAAAcgatccttctcatcctggaCCTAGCTGCTCACGTACTTGAGACGTGGCAAAGGTACGTTTGCCTTATGCAAGTAATCGTAGATTGCCCGCATGCGAGGTATTTCCTCGCAACCTTCGTCCCGCAGCTCGGTCAACTCGGCCACCAGGTCATCCAACGACGCATCCGGAATTTGAAGTGTTCTTGTGAATAGGTTCTCGATGTTCCTGAATTTTTCATTATCCATCCTTTTCACGTAGGAAGCCCTGAGAGAGTGAAACATGACCATATCTGGCGGTGCTGTCCATAAACAGAGCCGAGATGTCGTCCACATAGGATCATTCTGATTAGGGTCGAGAACACCTCCATTCTCAAAGAATTGCCTGTTCATAGGTcaattataagtttatatttgCACACAAATGTGATACTGACATAATCTTGAGTTTCGCGATTGGCCCATTACTAGTAACTGTGAGTCTGGCGTATATGGCGTTGTACAAGTCAAACACCTTTTTTGTTTGACTGTCGGAAGGCCTTTTGGGGCATGACTGCTGAATGTAGTGAAGTATTTGGAATAGGAAATCCATGCTATCGTCTTTACTGACTGAGAAGTAGTCACTCAGGAAATGCCATTTTGATCCAATCAGGTCGGTTGCATCTGATTCCTCGAGTTTGAGAAAGGGGAAATGATTGGGATGTTCCATGTAGCGGTCGACAAGGTGTCTCAAATTCTCGAGGGGAAGCCAGGTTTCCTTCAGCTTGAGTGGATAGTCAACTCCACAGAGGTTATTAGCAGGCAGATCCTCAATCTTTGATCGAAGAGCCCGATTTGCCACCAAACTTGACTTCTCGTGTAGCCAGAGATGCTCAAATAACCCCAAGAATTTCTCTGGGCGATGCTCAAAGATATATAGAAAGACATCCGATAACCCGCGTTTATCTCGTGACATGAGTCTCAACCTATCACGTACACCGATGGAATTGCAGAGCCACGTCTCCCAGCTTGGGTGGAATAAGCTCGGCTTCTCTGGGGTGCTTTCCATATGTCTCGAGTGTAGAAAATCCACGGATAAGCCTGTTGGGAGGTCTTTGGCGGCCAAAAGGCTTGAAGGACTGTACGCATGGTGTGTACCAGGGAGGTATACATCCTTCTCTTGCGGGTTCGCTCGCTTCCAAGCCACATTGACGATCTCTGCTTTCGTGTATTCTTCCGGCCCGTGCTTCCCGGTCTGGTGCGTGAGATAAAGAAAGCTCAAATACTCATTTAGGATTTCGAACGATAAGCCCTTTTTCGAGGCGAACGATCTGAGGATCGATGCTCTCACGTCTTCATATGTGGCCTGACAGACTCCCAGGTGTTGGAACAAGGTGCTTCTTTCCGAATTACTGGATGCATAAACAGTGATAACATTGAGGTCTAAGGAGTCAGGAATGTTGATATCTCCTGCCTTTGGGAAATACACTGGCCCGGATGCAGTCGATGTCCACTCTCCGGATCTCAGAGGGAGCAAAGGCAACGACTTCAATCTCTGTTGTATAGATGAGGAATTCTTGAGTGTTTTGGTAAGCAGGCGTGCTACAGCTGAGTGCCATTCATCGGTCGTGTTCTTTCCGTGAAACCTGGAGTAGAGACTGCGGAGATCGGTTTCCAGTAAGTTGAGAAATGTTTGGATGTTCAGTAGTCCTAGTCCGTAGCCTCTGAGAATGTCCTTTGCACCTTGCGAATAGCTAGGCGAAAGATAAAGATCTTTGGTCGGGTCGTCAAATAAAGGATGCCCTTCCGCATCCTGGGCATCGTTGGTGAGAATGACAACATCGGCTACCAGGCGCAAGTCGATTCGATTGCGGGATTTCAGAACTGGGGtattcttcatcaagctttGTATCTCGTGAATAAGGCCTGACCAGAATGCATCGGAACTAGTATCTGAAGAGGACGGGAGGAACATAGGCCAGCTGTAGCGGAGTGAAGGGTGCTCGCAGAACTGCAGGACCGCCTGAAAGAACGCAGAAGCAATCCAACCGCGAAGGTCGAGATTCCTCCGTGATGTGGTGACAATATCCTGTCGATTGGCGTTGGTATCAAAATCAGAATGAATTAAAAACTAGGCTAGTGTCAGTCATGGTTTCGGTGTGATGATGAACGAA encodes the following:
- a CDS encoding related to FAD binding domain protein, whose amino-acid sequence is MSSIQVEEDIYDVLVIGAGPCGLAISARLHEHTPAALFTDEEHRRFHWISKYGNKMPLKHVRSGKISPPKHAAKPQYKMLVLDADSDTWMGRWNRLFKMYDISHLRSPMLWHVDPLDRDALLAHAYANDRADELVEIRNCVGKEVSKHGRKKSGQRACGRRQEARVDINVRERNDYYNPSTSLFCDHCEKVAARYNLSSNMIRKESLQHLDYDEVKGISIDGEKLFTVTSNKTRRYARTVVLAVGPANVAKIPRIPSMPDGQLPQTCHSMHITEFPDPIVKARIAAKKTTNILIVGGGLTSAQLTDLAIRKGVTKVWHVMRGPLRIKHFDVGLEWMGKFKNAKQAQFYYADSDDERIEMIKEARGGGSITPVFHKRLKKHLLTKKLELFTETSLADAQFDAEKGTWTVQTNPPIDMPAMDYMYFATGIQTDFSSLPYLQTILEKHPIEGRGGFPCINNDLMWNDDVPLFMMGRLAALRLGPAAPNLGGAQVGAERIAWAIEDRVARPGEDEGEDYRKGYLSGHGNMYSSLACE